From a region of the Solanum stenotomum isolate F172 chromosome 2, ASM1918654v1, whole genome shotgun sequence genome:
- the LOC125855180 gene encoding uncharacterized protein LOC125855180 isoform X1: MYFKVSGHSPNPAIDLSLRSHQLDNLAHPSIEVEHINLGFFLVNFDMKALLYPVEPLISPQPITTKTRVFSNPQIRIPIKRVGNRCCIAIKAVLDSELRHQEPDIKNPALSTSYRNSEFPKPNQTVFDAQTKVCTGPTQTKPLNKEQALKVLDTILRSAKGELKDEEPVSKAQLGAFFTAMTIRANAFPEPTQWSEGERHAMDHYWPQLIRVLPKDVIFIADPEDSIMGIGSSIGPKFVGNSTAEMRLVGALREVLAGGHLGYEEVQGVLKDILPLKVEEMGSSSVSESLLSAFMIGQRMNRETDRELKAYCLAFDDELGPAPVADVNSLTHYGEPYDGNTRYFRSTLFVAAVRSCYGESCLLHGVDWMPPKGGINEEQMLMFMGANTHLTPSQAKVLLEDDEVGFAYVSQREARPSLYSLIGLREHIKKRPPLATAEKVQQIVRARGKEAIVAGFYHGGYEEPLLMLMRRRGVHAGLVVKGEEGALSMTTRLRSANASKGLPVNYCSGFRSVNLAPACAVDDVAGVSRESFNIEVNASDYGFASTDTPRTDRSVARNIELGLAALRGEKGPAYDRIVLNAGMVDHLLGSDGAQDISAAFDRAREAIDSGKALRRLLNYIKISNKVIS, encoded by the exons ATGTATTTCAAGGTAAGCGGTCACTCTCCTAACCCAGCGATTGATTTATCTCTGCGATCTCATCAATTAGACAATTTAGCACATCCCTCAATCGAAGTTGAGCACATAAACTTAGGgttttttttagtcaatttcGATATGAAAGCTTTGCTATATCCAGTTGAACCATTGATATCTCCACAACCCATTACAACAAAAACCAGAGTTTTCTCCAATCCTCAAATTCGAATTCCCATCAAACGTGTTGGAAATAGGTGTTGTATTGCAATCAAAGCTGTGTTGGATTCGGAACTGAGGCATCAAGAACCAGATATCAAGAATCCAGCTTTGTCAACTTCCTATCGAAATTCTGAGTTTCCAAAGCCTAATCAGACTGTTTTCGATGCTCAAACCAAAGTTTGTACTGGCCCCACACAAACCAAGCCTCTCAATAAGGAACAAGCACTCAAAGTTTTGGACACCATTTTGAGATCAG CAAAGGGAGAGCTCAAAGATGAAGAGCCAGTATCAAAAGCACAACTTGGGGCATTCTTTACTGCAATGACAATTCGTGCAAATGCTTTCCCAGAGCCAACCCAATGGAGTGAAGGGGAAAGGCATGCGATGGATCATTATTGGCCTCAATTAATTCGAGTGCTTCCCAAAGATGTCATATTTATCGCTGATCCAGAAGACTCGATAATGGGAATTGGCAGTTCAATAGGCCCCAAATTTGTTGGAAATAGTACTGCCGAGATGAGACTAGTTGGTGCCCTCAGGGAGGTTTTGGCTGGGGGTCATCTTGGATACGAGGAAGTTCAAGGTGTTCTAAAAGACATCCTTCCATTGAAAGTAGAAGAAATGGGATCATCTAGTGTAAGTGAGTCACTCCTTTCTGCATTTATGATAGGACAACGAATGAATCGGGAAACAGACCGTGAGTTGAAAGCCTACTGCCTTGCATTTGATGATGAACTTG GCCCTGCACCAGTTGCTGATGTAAACTCATTGACACACTACGGTGAGCCTTATGATGGTAACACCCGCTACTTCAGAAGCACACTGTTTGTTGCTGCTGTTAGATCCTGCTATGGTGAATCTTGCCTGCTTCATGGTGTGGATTGGATGCCACCAAAG GGAGGCATTAATGAAGAACAAATGCTGATGTTTATGGGGGCAAACACACACTTAACCCCCTCTCAAGCAAAAGTGCTTCTTGAG GATGATGAAGTTGGTTTTGCTTATGTAAGTCAGCGCGAAGCTCGCCCATCTTT ATATTCATTGATTGGGTTAAGGGAACATATAAAGAAACGTCCACCACTGGCAACAGCTGAGAAAGTTCAACAAATTGTGCGG GCTCGGGGAAAGGAAGCAATTGTTGCTGGTTTCTATCATGGAGGCTATGAAGAACCATTGTTAATGCTTATGAGAAGAAGGGGTGTGCATGCTGGTTTGGTTGTAAAG GGTGAGGAAGGTGCACTTTCAATGACGACAAGGTTGCGGTCAGCAAATGCATCAAAAGGACTTCCTGTGAATTATTGCTCAGGGTTTCGCTCAGTGAATTTGGCACCTGCTTGTGCAGTTGATG ATGTCGCAGGTGTATCACGTGAGAGTTTCAATATTGAGGTGAATGCTAGTGATTATGGCTTTGCATCCACAGATACTCCAAGAACAGATAGATCT GTTGCAAGGAATATAGAGTTGGGTTTAGCAGCTTTACGTGGTGAGAAAGGTCCAGCCTACGATAGAATTGTCTTAAATGCTGGAATGGTTGACCATTTGCTTGGGTCTGATGGAGCTCAAGACATAAGTGCAGCCTTTGATAGAGCCAGAGAAGCCATTGACAGTGGGAAGGCCCTCAGAAGACTCCTAAATTACATTAAGATATCTAACAAAGTAATATCATAA
- the LOC125855180 gene encoding uncharacterized protein LOC125855180 isoform X2: MYFKVSGHSPNPAIDLSLRSHQLDNLAHPSIEVEHINLGFFLVNFDMKALLYPVEPLISPQPITTKTRVFSNPQIRIPIKRVGNRCCIAIKAVLDSELRHQEPDIKNPALSTSYRNSEFPKPNQTVFDAQTKVCTGPTQTKPLNKEQALKVLDTILRSAKGELKDEEPVSKAQLGAFFTAMTIRANAFPEPTQWSEGERHAMDHYWPQLIRVLPKDVIFIADPEDSIMGIGSSIGPKFVGNSTAEMRLVGALREVLAGGHLGYEEVQGVLKDILPLKVEEMGSSSVSESLLSAFMIGQRMNRETDRELKAYCLAFDDELGPAPVADVNSLTHYGEPYDGNTRYFRSTLFVAAVRSCYGESCLLHGVDWMPPKGGINEEQMLMFMGANTHLTPSQAKVLLEDDEVGFAYVSQREARPSLYSLIGLREHIKKRPPLATAEKVQQIVRARGKEAIVAGFYHGGYEEPLLMLMRRRGVHAGLVVKGEEGALSMTTRLRSANASKGLPVNYCSGFRSVNLAPACAVDGVSRESFNIEVNASDYGFASTDTPRTDRSVARNIELGLAALRGEKGPAYDRIVLNAGMVDHLLGSDGAQDISAAFDRAREAIDSGKALRRLLNYIKISNKVIS; this comes from the exons ATGTATTTCAAGGTAAGCGGTCACTCTCCTAACCCAGCGATTGATTTATCTCTGCGATCTCATCAATTAGACAATTTAGCACATCCCTCAATCGAAGTTGAGCACATAAACTTAGGgttttttttagtcaatttcGATATGAAAGCTTTGCTATATCCAGTTGAACCATTGATATCTCCACAACCCATTACAACAAAAACCAGAGTTTTCTCCAATCCTCAAATTCGAATTCCCATCAAACGTGTTGGAAATAGGTGTTGTATTGCAATCAAAGCTGTGTTGGATTCGGAACTGAGGCATCAAGAACCAGATATCAAGAATCCAGCTTTGTCAACTTCCTATCGAAATTCTGAGTTTCCAAAGCCTAATCAGACTGTTTTCGATGCTCAAACCAAAGTTTGTACTGGCCCCACACAAACCAAGCCTCTCAATAAGGAACAAGCACTCAAAGTTTTGGACACCATTTTGAGATCAG CAAAGGGAGAGCTCAAAGATGAAGAGCCAGTATCAAAAGCACAACTTGGGGCATTCTTTACTGCAATGACAATTCGTGCAAATGCTTTCCCAGAGCCAACCCAATGGAGTGAAGGGGAAAGGCATGCGATGGATCATTATTGGCCTCAATTAATTCGAGTGCTTCCCAAAGATGTCATATTTATCGCTGATCCAGAAGACTCGATAATGGGAATTGGCAGTTCAATAGGCCCCAAATTTGTTGGAAATAGTACTGCCGAGATGAGACTAGTTGGTGCCCTCAGGGAGGTTTTGGCTGGGGGTCATCTTGGATACGAGGAAGTTCAAGGTGTTCTAAAAGACATCCTTCCATTGAAAGTAGAAGAAATGGGATCATCTAGTGTAAGTGAGTCACTCCTTTCTGCATTTATGATAGGACAACGAATGAATCGGGAAACAGACCGTGAGTTGAAAGCCTACTGCCTTGCATTTGATGATGAACTTG GCCCTGCACCAGTTGCTGATGTAAACTCATTGACACACTACGGTGAGCCTTATGATGGTAACACCCGCTACTTCAGAAGCACACTGTTTGTTGCTGCTGTTAGATCCTGCTATGGTGAATCTTGCCTGCTTCATGGTGTGGATTGGATGCCACCAAAG GGAGGCATTAATGAAGAACAAATGCTGATGTTTATGGGGGCAAACACACACTTAACCCCCTCTCAAGCAAAAGTGCTTCTTGAG GATGATGAAGTTGGTTTTGCTTATGTAAGTCAGCGCGAAGCTCGCCCATCTTT ATATTCATTGATTGGGTTAAGGGAACATATAAAGAAACGTCCACCACTGGCAACAGCTGAGAAAGTTCAACAAATTGTGCGG GCTCGGGGAAAGGAAGCAATTGTTGCTGGTTTCTATCATGGAGGCTATGAAGAACCATTGTTAATGCTTATGAGAAGAAGGGGTGTGCATGCTGGTTTGGTTGTAAAG GGTGAGGAAGGTGCACTTTCAATGACGACAAGGTTGCGGTCAGCAAATGCATCAAAAGGACTTCCTGTGAATTATTGCTCAGGGTTTCGCTCAGTGAATTTGGCACCTGCTTGTGCAGTTGATG GTGTATCACGTGAGAGTTTCAATATTGAGGTGAATGCTAGTGATTATGGCTTTGCATCCACAGATACTCCAAGAACAGATAGATCT GTTGCAAGGAATATAGAGTTGGGTTTAGCAGCTTTACGTGGTGAGAAAGGTCCAGCCTACGATAGAATTGTCTTAAATGCTGGAATGGTTGACCATTTGCTTGGGTCTGATGGAGCTCAAGACATAAGTGCAGCCTTTGATAGAGCCAGAGAAGCCATTGACAGTGGGAAGGCCCTCAGAAGACTCCTAAATTACATTAAGATATCTAACAAAGTAATATCATAA